The sequence CCGCCCGCTGTCAGTCAACATCGTATGGGTTATGCCGTTGTCGCATCAAAGTACGGCACAGGTAACTGCAAGCGGCCAACAAGGCAGCAAATCCCTGAGCGCGGAATATCAACAGGCGGCACCACAAGAAGGCGGCTGGGGCTATCGTGCGCGCGAGTCGATACTCGACAATAGCGGACAAGATATCGGTGTCAATTACATCGGCACCACGGGGGAATATACCGCTAACGCCAACCGCATCGATGGTCAAAGCAATCTGCAACTGGAAGCCCGCGGTGGTATCGCTTTGATGGGCGGGCATGTCCGCGCCACACGATGGCTGGATCAAAGTTTCGCGATGATTGAAGTGCCGGTCTCGCAGCCGATCGATATCTACGCCAACAATATCAAGGTGGGTCAGACCGATAGAAATGGCGTTGGCTTCGTGCCACGCCTGATACCGTACGAGAATAATAATGTCTTTCTCGATGACGCGGGATTACCGATGTCCATGACACTGGACATGACACATAAATCCGTCGTACCCGGACCGCGATCAGGTAGCCTTCTGACATTCACCGCACGTCAAAACCAAAGCGCTACCGTGATTCTTCGGGACGATCACGGCGCGGCGCTCCCAACCGGAACCCGGGTTCGGGCAAATGGCGATCAGGCGGAGCAGGAGGTTGCCTTACGCGGAGAGGTCTTTATTCCGTCAATCATCTATCCGGCTACCATCACCGTTCTCAACACCGACGCGCAACCACTCTGCAACATCGACATTCCCGCATCAAGCCAACCGCAAATGCTGCCGGTACTGGGGCCCTTTTTATGTCACAGGGAGACCAAATGAAGATCTGCTTGAATTGGGCTTTTTCGATCGGCCTGCTATTAACCCCGCTAAGTATTAACGCTGCGGTGATTACGACCTGCACCGTGTCCACTTCCGCGGTCTCTTTCTCTAACTATGTTGCGACGGCACCAACCAACAACGATGGACTCGGCGATGTCGCAGTCACATGCACCGCTCAGGTAGCTATCGGCATTGGTAGTTACGTTATCGGCCTCAGCACTGGCAACGGCACCTATGTGAACCGCAAACTCACTTCGGGACCAAATTTTCTCGGCTATAATTTGTTCAGCGATACCACGCGCTTATCGGTATGGGGAGACGGCACCGCAGGAACCCAAACGGTCTCGGATTCTTATCTCATCCTCCTGACACCAACCACCCGCCATTACACCGTGTATGGACGTATTCCACCTGGCCAGAGTCAACCCGCCGGTACTTACACAGATACCGTGACCGCAACCATCACCTATTGAAACAGCAAAACCTGTCAGGTGATTGACGCTCGCGCGGAGGCTATCGAGGCTTATCGACAAACTTATAAAGCTTCCTGCAAAAACGCCAGAAAACAACTGATCCGCTGGGTTAGCTGCGTGTTGCGATAATAGACCGCATGAATTTGCTGATCATCGCCGTTGTAGGCGTGCGTTAATATATGCTTCAAACGCCCTGCAGCAATATCCTCCCGCGTCATAAAGTCCGCCAGACAAGCGATCCCCTGGCCGTACAGCGCAAGTTGCCTTAACGTTTCACCGCTCGAAGCAATGAGCGACGGTGAAATCGCAAGATGCTCACCACCGTTATGCCGAAGCGGCCACACGTTACCCGCATCATATTGAGAAAACCCCAGCAATTGATGCTGCGCAAGGTCCTCCACGTTAGCTGGTGTGCCGTAGCGCTGCAAATATTCGGGACTGGCTAATAAGTGCCGTGGGCTTGCCCGCAACGCGCGCGCGCGTAGCGTGGAGTCCTGCAGCGGCCCCATCCTGATCGCAATATCGGTCCGATGCTCCAATAAATCGATGATCTGATCGTTGCTGGTCAGTTCCAGCGTGATATCCGGATACATGGCCCGAAACTGCGCCACATGGGGAACGATACAATGCAACATGAAAGGCGATGCGGCATCGATACGTAGTCGACCCGCCAATTTTTGGCGACGCAGCTGGATCGATTCTTCCGCCTCGTCCATGGCGATAAGAACGGCGCGTGCTTTCTCTAAAAACAGCTTACCTTCTTCGGTCAGCACCATACGTCGCGTCGTCCGGGTAAGTAACGACGTGGCAAGCTTTTCCTCCAACCTCGATAGCGCCCGACTAACGCCGGAAGTGGTTTGGCCAAGTTGTGTGGCGGCCGCGCTTAACGTACCGCTGTCGATCACTGCAACAAAAACTGCCATATCGTCTGAGTTAATTCGCATGGAATCATTTCACTGTTGACTTAAAATCAAAATTCATTTGATATTACCGCTATTTTTCTCAACAGAGTATGCGCGCATAGTGCGCTTAGTTCGCTTAGTTCGCTTAGTTCGCTCAGTTAGCTTAGTGACAGCTTGCGATTCAACGACGAATCTAACGGCACATCGTTGCCACCTTTGAATAGGAAAAATATGAACGTATTCATTACCGGTGCTACCGGCTTTATCGGCGGCTCTGTCGCAGCACGTTTTATGGCAGAAGGCTATCAGGTGCGCGGTTTGGTCCGCACCGAGGCGCAAGCCGAACGCCTGCGCTCGCTGGGCGTGACACCTGTCATCGGGACGCTCGACGACGCTGACATTCTGACGCGAGAAGCCCAGCGTGCTGACGCAGTAGTGAATGCTGCCAGCTCCGACAATCTGCCTGCGGTGGAAACCCTGCTCAATGCGCTCGCGGGATCAGGAAAGGCCTTTATTCACACCAGCGGATCAAGCGTGGTCGGCGACGATGCCCGCGGTGAATGGACCTCTGAGAAAATTTTTGATGAAGACACTGTTTATACACCAGCCCCCGAAAAAGCCGAGCGCGCCGCGCTCGACAAACTAATCATCGATGCGGCCGCACGTGGCGTACGCTCGATCATCCTTTGCAATACGATGATTTATGGAAACGGTCTGGGACTCAATCCATTCAGTGTTCAAATACCGCCATTAGTCGCACAAGCGCGCAAAAGCGGCATCCCACGTTATGTCGGACAAGGTGTGAATATCTGGTCGAACGTGCATATCGAAGATGTGGTCGAGTTATATTTTCTGGCACTCAAAAAAGCCCCGGCTGGATCATTCTTTTACGTCGAAAATGGCGAAGCTTCCTACAAAGAAATCACCACTGCCATTGCGCAACGGCTGCAACTTGGGGCACCTCAACCATGGCCGGTAGAAGACGCGATCAAGGAATGGGGTTTTGGACACGCCGTGTATTCCTTTGGCTCCAACAGCCGTGTCTCCGCCCAACGTGCGCGCACTGTACTCGGCTGGATACCGAAACACACCTCAGTCGTCAAATGGATCGAGGATGACATGCTGATTCGCGAAAATTCTTTGTAGGTTTTAGCCGTCTACTACGCTGCGCCGACTTCAGGCGGCCAGCTTTTTCGGGATACTTTCCCAGCGCACGCTACGCACGCTCTTTTCCAGGCCCAGGCGCGTCACCAGCCGCACTACCCCGGCGCGTTCTTGAATTGTGCATCGTATTTCTAGTGTAATGCGCATTAGATTTCCCTCGCCGACGAGCACGCCCTGATAGATGTGAATGGCAGAACCCTGACCAATCTGATGTCGGATTAGTTGCTCAATGTGATTAACGTTAGCGCTGCGGCATAGCGCCACCACGCGATAGGGCAAGCGCTCTTCTTCTGCAGCCTGGAGATTCACGGATAGGCTGCCAAAAGGCCGATGATTTCTAAAGAATTTTTCCCATTTTTCGAGGTGCATGGCGGTCTCCTTTCTATATCTCTGCATCGTTGAGTACGGCCCAGCGCGCGGCACTGACGCCTTTTTCCAGGCTGACACGACTGACGATTTGCTCTAGCTGCAAATGATTGCTGGGCGACGTTATCAAGTCGGCCCGCACCTCTAATTGCGTGCCTGAAGGCAGGTCTTCGCTATGCAGTGACTGGATCATCAGGTGCGGCATGCCATTGAGCATATGCAGCATCAATGTTCGAACCTGAACTTCGTCGTCCGGACGGCAGACGATCGAAAGGCGATAAACCTGTTCAATCTCGGTCGCGCCCTGCAAATCCTGGCGGTTAATCAAGTGCGACACACTGCGCAGTAACACATTGGTGCCCAATATTGCGGCTGCTCCAATCGCTGCTTCGGCCGGATGCCCGAGGCCACATAACACGCCCACTGCCGCCGAGCACCACAGCGTGGCTGCCGTATTCAAGCCGCGTACGCTGGCACCTTCGCGCATGATCACGCCGGCCCCTAAGAATCCGATGCCGGAGACGACATAGGACGCAATGCGGGTGGCTCCCTGTGGGTCGGATTCAAACGCTGAAACCATCACAAACAGCGACGCGCCGATCGCCACCAAAGCATTCGTACGCAACCCTGCCATGCGTTGACGCATCTGACGTTCGGCACCGATTAGTGCACCGAGGGTCAGCGCGAGTAAAACCCGGACTAAAAATATTTGCCATTCCATAATCAACACCTCGCCATCGCTTTCCACGCATCCGATAACGGCTGCGCGGACAATCGGTAGTCATTTGACACACCTTTTCAGGAGGCGTCAACAGACCACTAAGATCAATCAAAAAGGATGGGGGTATGCGGAAGGTGAAAGAGATCACCGATTTTGCGATACCACAGCCCCGGCTTGAAGAACGGCTTACAACGAATCGATACAAATCGAATCAGATCGTAATCCATCATCACAACTTGCGGGCTGTAGCGAAATGAGGTCTGCTAAGGCTTAAGCGAATTGTGCCGGACTGTTTGCCCACCCACAGGGTCTAGAACTACTGTCCAAAATTGGAACTCCAATAAACATATTGAGGCGAAGTTTAGTGAGGTGGGCGTTGCATGTCAACCCTCAAAGATGCATTTCGGCAAGCATGACGGAAAAATCTGCGAGCACGGCCACTCAACTTACAGGTCGGCGTCGGCAGCCAATTTTCGTAAAATGGTGGCCGCGGCCACCAATCCAAAGCTCGCCGTGACGACGACTGCGGAGCCGTAGCCGGCGCAATTCAGCCCGGTTACCGAGGTGGATGTAATAGGTGCTTCCGCACCCTCTACCGCGCACACCTGTTCCTTTATCGGAAGGCGCAATGGTTCAGTCGAAAAAACCGCGTCTATGCCAAATTTGCTTTTTTCACCGCGTGGAAAATGGTGCTCCGAGCGTAACAATTTACGCACCTTGGCCAGCAACGGCTCTTGCTCCGTGCGCGCCAAATCACGGACTTCGATCCGAGTTGGGTCGACTTGTCCGCCGGCGCTGCCGATAGTAATCAAGCGCAGCTGATGCTCTCGACAGTAGGCAATTAATGCGGTCTTGGCGCGGACGTTATCGATAGCGTCAAGGACGTAATCGAAATGCTTGCCACCCAGCATTTCTTCCAGATTATCTGCCGTCACAAAATCTTCCACCTCTGTAACCTGACAATAGGGATTGATTTGTTTTATGCGCTCTGCCAGGGCTGTGACTTTGGCCTTACCCAGCGTATCGGTTAGTGCATGGATTTGCCGATTGACGTTAGACTCGGCCAAATTATCCAGATCGATCATGGTTAAATGGCCGACTGCGCTACGAGCCAGCGCTTCAATCGCCCACGAACCTACCCCACCAACACCAATAACACAGACATGTGCCGTGCGAAATTGGGCCAGCCCCGCAGCGCCGTATAGCCGGGCGATACCGCCGAAACGGCGATCAAAATCGATATCCTCTGCGCTGAGTGGAGCGGTGGGAAGAGAGACGTCGACGGGGGAAACGGACAAAACGGGC is a genomic window of Glaciimonas sp. PAMC28666 containing:
- a CDS encoding LysR family transcriptional regulator; amino-acid sequence: MRINSDDMAVFVAVIDSGTLSAAATQLGQTTSGVSRALSRLEEKLATSLLTRTTRRMVLTEEGKLFLEKARAVLIAMDEAEESIQLRRQKLAGRLRIDAASPFMLHCIVPHVAQFRAMYPDITLELTSNDQIIDLLEHRTDIAIRMGPLQDSTLRARALRASPRHLLASPEYLQRYGTPANVEDLAQHQLLGFSQYDAGNVWPLRHNGGEHLAISPSLIASSGETLRQLALYGQGIACLADFMTREDIAAGRLKHILTHAYNGDDQQIHAVYYRNTQLTQRISCFLAFLQEAL
- a CDS encoding spore coat U domain-containing protein; the encoded protein is MKICLNWAFSIGLLLTPLSINAAVITTCTVSTSAVSFSNYVATAPTNNDGLGDVAVTCTAQVAIGIGSYVIGLSTGNGTYVNRKLTSGPNFLGYNLFSDTTRLSVWGDGTAGTQTVSDSYLILLTPTTRHYTVYGRIPPGQSQPAGTYTDTVTATITY
- the tcdA gene encoding tRNA cyclic N6-threonylcarbamoyladenosine(37) synthase TcdA: MSSSSSPVLPVLPVLSVSPVDVSLPTAPLSAEDIDFDRRFGGIARLYGAAGLAQFRTAHVCVIGVGGVGSWAIEALARSAVGHLTMIDLDNLAESNVNRQIHALTDTLGKAKVTALAERIKQINPYCQVTEVEDFVTADNLEEMLGGKHFDYVLDAIDNVRAKTALIAYCREHQLRLITIGSAGGQVDPTRIEVRDLARTEQEPLLAKVRKLLRSEHHFPRGEKSKFGIDAVFSTEPLRLPIKEQVCAVEGAEAPITSTSVTGLNCAGYGSAVVVTASFGLVAAATILRKLAADADL
- a CDS encoding NAD-dependent epimerase/dehydratase family protein — protein: MNVFITGATGFIGGSVAARFMAEGYQVRGLVRTEAQAERLRSLGVTPVIGTLDDADILTREAQRADAVVNAASSDNLPAVETLLNALAGSGKAFIHTSGSSVVGDDARGEWTSEKIFDEDTVYTPAPEKAERAALDKLIIDAAARGVRSIILCNTMIYGNGLGLNPFSVQIPPLVAQARKSGIPRYVGQGVNIWSNVHIEDVVELYFLALKKAPAGSFFYVENGEASYKEITTAIAQRLQLGAPQPWPVEDAIKEWGFGHAVYSFGSNSRVSAQRARTVLGWIPKHTSVVKWIEDDMLIRENSL
- a CDS encoding MgtC/SapB family protein encodes the protein MEWQIFLVRVLLALTLGALIGAERQMRQRMAGLRTNALVAIGASLFVMVSAFESDPQGATRIASYVVSGIGFLGAGVIMREGASVRGLNTAATLWCSAAVGVLCGLGHPAEAAIGAAAILGTNVLLRSVSHLINRQDLQGATEIEQVYRLSIVCRPDDEVQVRTLMLHMLNGMPHLMIQSLHSEDLPSGTQLEVRADLITSPSNHLQLEQIVSRVSLEKGVSAARWAVLNDAEI